The following proteins come from a genomic window of Gottfriedia acidiceleris:
- a CDS encoding transporter, whose protein sequence is MNSRSFREYVQGPIQIGMGMGIISLLTRWVTGTTILSSPESMIKYGVFGGIGYAFLGAIALFVFSFIGKKVRQEYPDGLTIGDYLKKKLHPLGYWIMICILILTSLHILYIQSMTASTLFHFLFTLPLYIEIIIFISFCVLFAGFGGLKMIHGLAGFQVITMFAAAILIPLYFFVKEGVQPVYDGIKLYHPYMLVIDHYDLWGFLFSGLLVGLGQFFFDITSWHRLFMIESKKLPLTFSISGLIWCIFPLSFSCLFIIVIFTGGFTDIQSILVGLANKITTPFFFILFVLCAFNAITSTFGAILHSLTSLIIINIIEPFHTIKNDQKKIKLAYLLSVIIGTIIFFATIIQSKKIIELLFYSGNVYSALLFPILVIVFSKDRVGNYIPISIVISIILSYIVQPYVGEFQSIWLSLLFSIMMIILGFTIQFFSKRESVNMS, encoded by the coding sequence GTGAATTCACGTTCATTTAGAGAATACGTACAAGGTCCTATTCAAATTGGAATGGGTATGGGAATTATTTCTCTCTTGACACGTTGGGTAACAGGAACTACGATATTATCTTCGCCAGAATCAATGATTAAATATGGCGTATTTGGTGGAATCGGCTATGCATTTTTAGGTGCGATTGCATTATTTGTATTTAGTTTTATCGGGAAAAAAGTTCGACAAGAGTACCCTGATGGTTTAACAATTGGAGATTATTTGAAGAAGAAACTACACCCACTTGGTTATTGGATTATGATTTGTATTTTAATATTAACTAGTTTACACATATTATATATACAGTCGATGACTGCATCTACGTTATTTCATTTTCTTTTTACTTTACCGTTGTACATAGAAATAATCATTTTTATAAGCTTTTGTGTACTTTTTGCAGGTTTTGGTGGATTAAAGATGATACATGGATTAGCTGGGTTTCAAGTCATTACCATGTTTGCAGCGGCAATTTTAATTCCGTTGTATTTTTTCGTAAAAGAAGGCGTTCAACCTGTATATGATGGGATTAAACTATACCATCCATACATGCTAGTCATTGACCACTATGATTTATGGGGTTTTTTATTTTCAGGCTTACTAGTAGGTTTAGGTCAGTTTTTCTTTGACATAACTTCATGGCACCGATTATTTATGATTGAATCGAAAAAACTTCCTTTAACATTCTCAATTTCCGGATTAATATGGTGTATTTTCCCACTTTCATTTTCATGTCTTTTTATTATTGTTATATTCACGGGTGGATTTACAGATATTCAATCAATTTTAGTAGGTTTAGCAAATAAAATTACAACACCATTCTTTTTCATACTTTTTGTTTTATGTGCTTTTAACGCGATTACATCAACATTTGGTGCTATTTTACATTCGCTTACTAGCTTAATCATTATCAATATAATAGAGCCCTTTCACACGATAAAAAATGATCAAAAAAAAATAAAGCTTGCTTATCTTCTATCCGTGATAATTGGTACGATCATCTTTTTTGCTACTATTATTCAATCAAAAAAAATCATTGAACTATTATTTTACTCAGGAAATGTATATTCTGCATTATTATTTCCAATTTTAGTTATTGTGTTTAGTAAGGATAGAGTAGGTAACTACATTCCAATTAGTATTGTAATCAGTATCATACTTTCCTATATTGTTCAGCCGTATGTAGGTGAATTTCAAAGCATTTGGTTGAGTTTACTATTTTCTATTATGATGATTATTTTAGGGTTTACAATCCAATTTTTTAGTAAGAGAGAGTCTGTAAATATGTCATAA
- the mtaB gene encoding tRNA (N(6)-L-threonylcarbamoyladenosine(37)-C(2))-methylthiotransferase MtaB, giving the protein MPQVAFHTLGCKVNHYETEAIWQLFKAAGYERTEYETKADVYVINTCTVTNTGDKKSRQVIRRAVRKNPDAVICVTGCYAQTSPAEIMAIPGVDIVVGTQDRTKMLDYIEQYRVERQPINGVGNIMKARVYEELDVPAFTDRTRASLKIQEGCNNFCTFCIIPWARGLMRSRDPKEVVKQATQLVESGYKEIVLTGIHTGGYGQDMKDYNLAMLLKDLETVEGLKRVRISSIEASQITDEVIEVLRHSNIVVRHLHVPLQSGSDSVLKRMRRKYTMAEFAERIEKLREVLPNCSITSDVIVGFPGETEEEFLQTYNFIRDNKFSELHVFPYSKRTGTPAARMEDQVDEEIKNERVHRLIELSNQLAKEYASMFDGDVLEVIPEEKYTEEGAEGLLIGYTDNYLKVVFEGTDDMIGKIVKVKIAEAGYPVNKGEFVRVLEDVAVN; this is encoded by the coding sequence ATGCCACAAGTAGCTTTTCATACATTAGGCTGTAAAGTTAACCATTACGAAACAGAAGCAATTTGGCAACTGTTTAAAGCAGCAGGCTATGAACGTACTGAATATGAGACAAAAGCAGATGTTTATGTAATTAATACTTGTACAGTTACAAATACAGGTGACAAAAAAAGTAGACAAGTAATCCGTCGTGCCGTGCGCAAAAATCCAGATGCAGTAATTTGTGTAACTGGATGTTATGCACAAACATCTCCAGCCGAAATCATGGCAATTCCTGGGGTGGATATCGTTGTTGGTACACAGGACCGTACTAAAATGCTAGATTATATCGAGCAATACCGTGTAGAACGCCAACCAATAAATGGCGTAGGAAATATTATGAAAGCACGAGTTTATGAAGAGTTAGATGTACCTGCTTTTACTGACCGTACACGTGCTTCATTAAAAATTCAAGAAGGTTGTAACAACTTCTGTACGTTTTGTATTATTCCATGGGCACGTGGTTTAATGCGTTCTCGTGATCCAAAAGAAGTTGTAAAACAAGCTACCCAATTGGTTGAATCAGGCTATAAGGAAATTGTTTTAACTGGCATTCACACTGGTGGATACGGTCAAGACATGAAAGATTACAACTTAGCAATGTTATTAAAAGATTTAGAAACAGTTGAAGGATTAAAACGTGTTCGTATTTCTTCAATTGAAGCTAGTCAAATTACTGATGAAGTAATTGAAGTTCTTCGTCATTCAAATATTGTAGTTCGTCACTTACACGTACCATTACAATCGGGATCAGATTCTGTCCTAAAACGTATGCGTCGTAAATATACAATGGCTGAATTTGCTGAAAGAATTGAAAAATTACGCGAAGTATTACCAAACTGTTCAATTACATCTGATGTAATCGTAGGTTTCCCAGGTGAAACTGAAGAAGAGTTCCTGCAAACGTACAATTTCATTCGTGACAATAAATTCTCTGAATTACACGTATTCCCATACTCTAAACGCACTGGTACTCCAGCTGCACGAATGGAAGATCAAGTTGACGAAGAAATTAAAAATGAACGTGTACACCGTTTAATTGAATTATCAAATCAACTTGCAAAAGAATACGCATCAATGTTTGATGGAGATGTTCTAGAAGTTATTCCGGAAGAAAAGTATACTGAAGAAGGCGCAGAAGGATTATTAATAGGTTACACAGATAACTATCTTAAAGTCGTGTTTGAAGGAACAGATGACATGATCGGTAAAATTGTAAAAGTTAAAATCGCTGAAGCTGGTTATCCAGTTAATAAAGGTGAATTTGTCCGAGTATTAGAAGATGTAGCTGTTAACTAA
- a CDS encoding sensor histidine kinase: MLSYEGFTLLIMLFILAPIMGAIALLFLFIFEKRIDLLENKNREIRLEQALQEAQYNKLNQQIQPHFLFNTLNVILSLARLNRTSELIRALETFSQFLKFKYKSSEPLIPLNQEIQYTQYYLDIQNLRFGDRLKTQLDCQKDLYDALVPPFILQTLVENSFKHGLEKKVGEALLHIRFYQDSELVCLEVIDNGLMGMTNSFSNQEGHGLDNIKKRLQLYFGNSGHVLITSNESGTNVKVVWPLIYESKGGKVN, from the coding sequence ATGCTTAGTTACGAGGGTTTTACTTTACTAATTATGCTATTTATTTTAGCTCCTATTATGGGAGCTATTGCTTTATTATTTTTGTTTATCTTTGAAAAAAGAATTGATTTACTTGAAAATAAAAATAGAGAAATTCGGTTAGAACAAGCATTACAAGAAGCTCAATACAATAAATTAAATCAGCAAATTCAACCGCACTTTTTATTTAATACACTTAATGTCATATTAAGCTTAGCGCGTTTAAATCGAACTTCGGAATTAATCCGAGCCCTAGAAACGTTCTCTCAATTTTTAAAATTTAAATATAAATCATCAGAACCTTTAATTCCGTTAAATCAAGAAATACAATATACCCAATATTATTTAGACATTCAAAATCTACGGTTTGGAGATCGTCTTAAAACACAGTTAGATTGTCAAAAAGATTTATATGATGCGCTAGTTCCCCCTTTTATTTTGCAAACCTTAGTAGAAAATTCATTTAAACACGGTTTAGAAAAAAAGGTTGGAGAGGCTTTACTGCATATTCGATTTTATCAAGATTCCGAGTTAGTCTGTTTAGAAGTTATTGATAATGGTTTAATGGGAATGACGAATTCTTTTTCTAATCAAGAAGGCCATGGATTAGACAATATAAAAAAGAGATTACAACTATATTTTGGTAATAGTGGACATGTACTGATTACTTCAAATGAATCAGGAACAAATGTTAAGGTCGTTTGGCCACTTATCTATGAGAGTAAAGGAGGGAAAGTAAATTGA
- a CDS encoding response regulator transcription factor, with protein sequence MNVLLVDDEPLELEQMEYLIKNMFPLWKFFKAADACQAITINQNHKINIAFLDINLPGRSGLEFGEELRALNKEVDIIMVTAYQSFDYAQQSIRIGVLDYLTKPIIESELYKVLSQYSDTDTSNQYSSLIHQTILYIHDHFTEKLSLSDVAREVHTNHTYLSRKFHEEVGVSFSEYLIDYRIQAAKRYLTNNPNWNISDVAENSGFNSQHYFSTLFRKIEGITPKEYREKGK encoded by the coding sequence TTGAATGTATTATTAGTAGATGATGAACCATTAGAGCTTGAACAGATGGAATATTTGATAAAAAATATGTTTCCATTATGGAAATTTTTTAAAGCTGCTGATGCATGCCAAGCAATCACAATTAATCAAAATCATAAAATTAATATTGCGTTTTTAGATATCAATCTACCTGGACGTTCAGGACTAGAGTTTGGTGAAGAGCTTAGAGCACTAAATAAAGAAGTAGATATTATTATGGTTACAGCCTATCAAAGTTTTGATTATGCCCAACAGTCAATCCGAATCGGCGTTCTAGACTATTTAACTAAGCCAATTATAGAAAGTGAATTATATAAAGTTTTATCTCAATATAGTGACACCGACACATCGAACCAATATTCTAGTTTAATCCATCAAACTATTTTATATATTCATGATCATTTCACTGAAAAACTTTCTCTTTCTGACGTTGCTCGTGAAGTTCACACAAATCATACTTATTTAAGTAGAAAATTTCACGAAGAAGTAGGTGTATCGTTTTCAGAATATTTAATAGACTATAGAATACAAGCAGCCAAGCGATATTTAACAAATAATCCAAATTGGAACATATCCGATGTAGCAGAAAACTCAGGGTTTAATAGTCAGCATTACTTCAGTACTTTATTCCGCAAAATTGAAGGCATTACTCCAAAAGAGTATCGTGAGAAAGGAAAATAA
- a CDS encoding epimerase: MKVLLFGATGMVGQSVLRECLQDPSVSSIYSIGRSITGIQHEKFYEIKHSNLLDLSPIESQLSGFDACFFCLGVSSFRMTEEDYRKITYDLTLSIARTLSILNPQMTFIYVTGSGTDRTEKGRIMWARVKGKTENDLLKLPFKAAYMFRPGAIIPHKDIKSKTKLYQFGYNITKPIYPILKKVFPNSITTSEQIGRSMINIAKAGYHKPLIEVDDINRTAEKR; encoded by the coding sequence ATGAAGGTTTTACTTTTTGGAGCAACTGGAATGGTTGGGCAAAGTGTATTAAGAGAATGTTTACAAGATCCTTCTGTTAGCTCGATTTACTCAATTGGTCGTAGTATTACAGGGATTCAACATGAAAAGTTCTATGAAATTAAGCATTCTAATCTGCTTGATTTATCCCCAATTGAAAGTCAGTTATCTGGATTTGATGCATGTTTTTTTTGTTTAGGTGTTTCATCATTTAGAATGACAGAGGAAGATTATCGTAAGATTACATATGACCTTACATTATCCATTGCACGTACATTATCCATATTGAATCCACAAATGACTTTCATATATGTCACTGGATCAGGTACCGATCGTACTGAGAAAGGTCGTATTATGTGGGCTAGAGTGAAGGGAAAAACAGAAAATGACTTGTTAAAGTTACCGTTTAAAGCTGCATACATGTTTCGACCAGGTGCAATTATTCCACATAAAGATATAAAATCAAAAACTAAACTATATCAATTCGGCTATAACATAACGAAACCTATTTATCCAATATTAAAAAAAGTCTTTCCAAACTCAATAACAACTTCTGAACAAATTGGTCGTTCAATGATCAATATTGCAAAAGCTGGTTATCATAAGCCATTAATTGAGGTTGATGATATTAATAGAACTGCAGAAAAAAGATAA
- a CDS encoding ABC transporter ATP-binding protein gives MALQLVDKKILLNVDHLKQYFPIKGGVLGRTVNHVKAVDDISFHIYEGETLSIVGESGCGKSTTGRAILRLDEPTSGSIHFKEKDLLSLGKKEMRKIRKDLQVIFQDPFASLNPRQTIGQILGEALAIQNVVPKEERKARIEELLGHVGLRPEAMERYPHEFSGGQRQRVGIARALAVDPKLIICDEAVSALDVSIQAQVLNLLKSLQKKFSLTFLFISHDLGVVRHISDRVMVMYLGKIVEIADKKSIFEKPQHPYTRALLSAIPVPNPVQKRERIILTGDVPSPINPPSGCRFHTRCPFAIDICKTQTPELKISEQNHQVACHIIN, from the coding sequence AATTAAAGGTGGCGTTTTAGGAAGAACCGTTAATCACGTAAAAGCTGTAGATGATATTAGCTTCCACATTTATGAGGGTGAAACTTTAAGTATCGTTGGAGAATCCGGTTGTGGTAAGTCTACTACTGGTAGAGCCATTCTAAGATTGGACGAGCCTACAAGTGGAAGCATTCATTTTAAGGAAAAAGATTTATTAAGCTTAGGAAAAAAAGAAATGCGTAAAATAAGAAAGGATTTACAAGTAATCTTCCAAGATCCGTTTGCCTCACTTAACCCTAGACAAACAATTGGACAAATTTTAGGTGAAGCATTAGCCATTCAAAATGTCGTTCCAAAAGAAGAACGTAAAGCTAGAATTGAGGAATTATTAGGACATGTTGGGTTAAGACCAGAAGCAATGGAGCGTTATCCTCATGAATTTAGTGGTGGTCAACGTCAGCGCGTCGGAATTGCACGTGCACTTGCAGTTGATCCAAAACTAATCATTTGTGATGAAGCAGTTTCTGCTCTAGATGTTTCAATCCAAGCTCAAGTATTAAACTTATTAAAATCGTTACAGAAAAAATTCTCACTTACCTTTCTATTTATCTCACATGATTTAGGTGTAGTAAGACATATTTCTGACCGAGTAATGGTAATGTATTTAGGAAAAATTGTTGAGATTGCCGATAAAAAATCTATATTCGAAAAACCGCAGCATCCTTATACACGTGCCCTATTATCTGCTATTCCAGTACCGAACCCGGTACAAAAAAGAGAAAGAATCATATTAACAGGAGATGTACCTTCTCCAATCAATCCTCCAAGCGGCTGTCGTTTTCACACAAGATGCCCTTTCGCGATTGATATTTGCAAAACACAAACACCTGAATTAAAAATATCTGAGCAAAATCATCAAGTTGCTTGTCACATAATTAATTAA